The proteins below come from a single Papaver somniferum cultivar HN1 chromosome 11, ASM357369v1, whole genome shotgun sequence genomic window:
- the LOC113325310 gene encoding uncharacterized protein LOC113325310, which produces MTIYINPSWVIRNHINSSKKLYEFVSKENEFCEIASARGIIFKSKDKLKKFEEWFKNEEKTSLALGATYKAFRCKLYLYNFKKVFDTPYYSNPRFTKVNPKLKLIAVSRNYRAVHREANEAPAHLEPNNEQPSIQQQIRELKHDRQLIDGHLNELQKELDSVNARILELVANLPELQDNLTRSEMMEVLLHCCTHGSIL; this is translated from the exons ATGACAATCTATATAAACCCGTCATGGGTCAT AAGAAATCACATCAATTCGTCAAAAAAActctatgaatttgtatccaaggaAAATGAATTCTGTGAAATTGCTAGTGCCCGAGGGATTATTTTTAAATCGAAAGataaactgaaaaagtttgaagaaTGGTTCAAGAACGAAGAGAAGACATCCCTCGCCCTCGGTGCAACTTATAAGGCTTTTAGATGTAAATTATATCTTTAT AATTTTAAGAAGGTCTTTGATACACCTTATTACAGCAATCCCCGCTTTACCAAGGTGAACCCCAAATTGAAGTTGATAGCAGTTTCAAGGAATTATAGAGCGGTACACAGAGAAGCGAATGAAGCACCAGCTCATCTGGAACCAAACAATGAGCAACCTTCCATCCAACAGCAGATTCGTGAACTCAAGCATGACCGCCAACTGATTGATGGGCATTTGAATGAACTGCAGAAAGAGCTGGATAGTGTGAATGCAAGGATTTTAGAACTTGTTGCGAATCTACCAGAGTTGCAGGACAATCTTACACGGTCAGAAATGATGGAAGTGTTGCTGCATTGCTGCACCCATGGTTCAATCTTATAA